From a single Silene latifolia isolate original U9 population chromosome 6, ASM4854445v1, whole genome shotgun sequence genomic region:
- the LOC141658543 gene encoding putative F-box protein At3g23960: protein MENPGFTSKSSMVELGKNHAPNSAKFGRTCSKEKRKKLVGGYFDRLPCDILHNIALMLPFDSIIQLRRSSKFWYKCLRDPKFVDLQLTHALQKSRGCLFTAADKNRMNYEMYTLEQSGSHLTTSNISNYSTERYGFRGCQSSGGLICVFSEKLKSFRIFNPYIGHEVEVLDVPKFKECIHFSWWFFSYSPSTKEYKILKIGVLREDETSESSRGCRRHKLLAAITTLGSNIWWEIQNVPPDLSNSSFTECQGTLFWITRSGLTLFDIVSEKFHEIPDPPSKPYLLIRKRGGVLRVINKLISMGHTVGYLKDCRLWVLEDKTKGIWTNKYDFSSPPLQIYARGLKCISGSGGLFGFIENSTSVFRQNMRSTHFKAIEIELDKYIGENDPRTIYFSAPHVRSLVSPVRVLEMGNKLKTGSGQQIYDHSDRMDISLKRKWVLETLKLEYDASEDDLFNNMYKFMREYDDQPRLKRR, encoded by the exons ATGGAAAATCCAGGATTTACCAGCAAGTCTTCCATGGTGGAACTAGGGAAAAATCATGCTCCAAATTCAG CCAAATTTGGTCGGACATGCTCGAAAGAGAAGCGAAAGAAATTGGTTGGAGGGTATTTTGATAGGCTGCCATGTGATATACTGCATAATATTGCACTTATGCTACCGTTCGACTCAATCATACAACTGAGGCGCTCGAGTAAGTTTTGGTACAAGTGCCTGAGAGACCCTAAGTTTGTTGATTTGCAATTAACTCATGCACTTCAGAAATCTCGTGGCTGTCTTTTTACTGCAGCCGACAAAAATCGTATGAATTATGAAATGTATACTCTGGAACAATCAGGATCTCATCTGACTACCTCTAATATCTCTAATTACTCAACCGAAAGGTATGGGTTTCGGGGTTGTCAATCAAGTGGAGGTTTGATATGTGTCTTCTCAGAGAAATTGAAGAGCTTTCGTATTTTTAATCCCTATATAGGACATGAAGTAGAAGTTCTTGATGTTCCTAAATTTAAAGAATGCATTCACTTCAGTTGGTGGTTCTTTAGTTATTCACCGTCCACCAAAGAGTATAAGATTCTTAAGATCGGGGTATTAAGAGAAGACGAGACTAGCGAAAGTAGTAGGGGTTGCAGAAGACACAAGTTATTGGCTGCGATTACCACACTTGGTTCCAACATTTGGTGGGAAATACAGAATGTTCCCCCTGATTTGTCTAATTCATCTTTCACAGAATGTCAAGGGACATTGTTTTGGATAACGAGGTCCGGTTTAACATTATTTGATATTGTTTCCGAAAAATTTCATGAAATTCCTGACCCTCCAAGCAAACCTTATCTTCTGATACGTAAACGTGGTGGAGTTTTAAGGGTGATAAATAAGCTTATAAGCATGGGTCACACTGTAGGATATTTAAAGGATTGCAGACTATGGGTGTTGGAAGATAAAACAAAGGGCATATGGACAAACAAGTATGATTTTTCAAGTCCCCCGTTGCAAATATATGCTCGCGGGCTTAAATGTATCTCAGGGAGTGGCGGTTTGTTTGGCTTCATTGAAAATTCAACCAGCGTGTTTAGACAAAACATGAGAAGTACACATTTCAAAGCCATCGAAATTGAATTGGACAAGTATATAGGTGAAAATGATCCAAGAACGATATATTTTTCCGCTCCACATGTAAGAAGTTTAGTTTCTCCTGTTCGAGTCCTGGAAAtgggaaataaactaaaaacagGGAGTGGTCAACAAATATATGATCATTCTGATCGCATGGACATTAGTCTCAAGAGAAAATGGGTATTAGAGACCTTGAAGTTGGAATATGATGCTTCTGAAGACGATCTTTTCAACAACATGTACAAATTCATGCGAGAATATGATGACCAACCAAGACTGAAAAGGCGATAA
- the LOC141587477 gene encoding secreted RxLR effector protein 161-like: MVVRSLDIDKDPFRPRENNEEILGPEVPYLSAIGAVMYIASHTRPDISFSVNLLARFSSCPTRRHWNGIKHVLRYLQGTKDMGLFFPNMSRENLVGFADADYLSDPHNARSQTGYVFTCGGTAISWRSMKQTITATFSNHSEILAIHEASRECVWLRSVIQHIREDCGLSFQKEASTVLYEDNAACIAQLKEGYIKGDRTKHISPKFFFTHDLQKSGDIG, encoded by the coding sequence ATGGTAGTACGATCACTTGATATTGATAAAGATCCATTTCGCCCTAGAGAAAATAATGAAGAGATTCTTGGTCCTGAAGTACCTTATTTAAGTGCAATTGGCGCAGTGATGTATATTGCAAGTCATACTAGACCTGATATATCATTTTCCGTTAATTTATTAGCCAGGTTTAGTTCTTGTCCAACCCGAAGGCATTGGAATGGGATTAAACATGTACTTCGTTATCTTCAAGGTACGAAGGATATGGGTTTATTTTTCCCTAACATGTCCAGAGAAAATCTAGTTGGTTTTGCAGATGCAGATTATTTATCAGATCCTCATAATGCCCGATCACAAACTGGATATGTGTTTACCTGTGGTGGTACTGCCATTTCTTGGCGCTCTATGAAACAAACTATAACGGCTACTTTTTCTAATCATTCTGAGATTTTAGCAATTCACGAGGCAAGCCGTGAATGTGTATGGCTAAGATCTGTAATTCAGCATATACGAGAAGATTGCGGTTTGTCCTTCCAGAAAGAAGCATCCACAGTTTTATATGAAGACAATGCAGCATGTATTGCACAACTAAAGGAAGGTTATATCAAAGGTGACAGAACAAAGCACATATCACCAAAATTCTTCTTCACTCATGATCTTCAAAAGAGTGGCGATATTGGTTAA